A region of the Penicillium psychrofluorescens genome assembly, chromosome: 6 genome:
ATTAggggggagaggaagaggaaaaaagGAGAACGCCGTGAATCTATTAGTTGTGACTTAGCTCGGCCATCATAAGCGACCCTGAGGACGTGATTCCGAGGCTGTGGCGTGGTGCGGTGACCAGTACATTGGGGTACATCGGGCCCCACCGCGGAATGGTTGCATTGACAGGTACGCGCGGGTATCGTTTGCGGGGGTGTCTGGAAGGGACGGACTCATTTATAGTCCGACCGTTAGCACTAGTTACTGATTATCCGACTGTTAGCATTGAGTTAATTTTTGATTTCTATAGTGCCGTCCGGATCTGACATTCCTCGACCTGTCATGCAGGCCTGGGACAAGGGAGAGCATGGCGAATGGGGAAAGCGGTGAGAAGGGACTTTAGACCGTTCCTACACCTAACTTCCTTCATCTAATCGTGCTCATCTATCATTAATCTCCTGAGTCAGTGCAATGAAACTTGCTATATCTTCTGGTTTAGATATTGAATATTGTGCTGAAATCGATCACGTGTGACTCGTGGTTGGCTTCGAAAAATGAAGCAATCTGTGGATACTTCGTCATCCACTTAGCCAGGAATTCGAAGTTTGGGTAGAGAGACCTTCCTAGGATGATGGATTGGGTATTGTATAGAAGTCTGTCTGCATGGCTTTAGCTCGACAGGATCGGCGTATGTGATTAATGATATATGTATTGATGAAGACAGAAACATGGAGAGGCCAGCAGTGTAAATGGATAGACCATCTCTCATACTTGACGCCGCGCCTCGGCGCGATCCAAGATGGACTCCCACTTCACCCGCAACTCCTCCATCTGCTTCCAACACTGACGCCCAAGCTCCTCAAACTTCTCCCGCTCTTCGCGAGTAAGGTCCACGGCGCCTCGTTTTCTCCTCCGCAGCCGATCAGCCTCGACGACAGCTCCGCCCACAACACCGCCATACCCCCAACCATCAATTTCGGTGCAGACGACGCTGCCACGACCAAGTCGAGAAGCTGACGAGCCCCATTTGGGTCTCCCGCCGCCAGCTTGGTGATAGGGCGCGTCGGCAGCATCGATGGCATCCTGCGGCGACAGCGCGAGGAAAACCGGCGAAGCGGCGCCGGTGTAGGTGGACAGCGTGTGCCAGGGAGAGCCTAGCATGCGTGCGAGCCAGAAGGCGGCTACCATAGCATACACCAGGGGCAGCGCGAGGGGAACGATTGCGGTTGCGCAGATCCCCGGGTGGGAGACATACATGTTCGGGGTGACATCGGGGACGCCAGGGTCCGACTGGAGGAAACTGTCCACGGCCCAGGGTGCCGTGCTAGGTAGATTGGAGGTCAGGGCCAGGATATCCGTAAGGGCCTTGGAGGACTCGTATGGCGTTGCATTCCGTAGACCCTGGATATCTTCGACGTCGAACGCTTTGGTGGTTGCCTCAATGCTAGATACCCACACAATTCGGCCGGGCCCATTGGACCCCCGTTTCAGCAGCGATGCGACATTGTGCGCGAGCATGTAGTGCCCGAACACATTAGCGCAAAAGGTCGCGCCGAGCGGCGgctcgtcctccttctcgtctgTTTGCTTGTCGGTCACCACGCCGACGGGAGAAATCTTGAACGTGGGCCAGGTCACCTGCTGCATGAGATCGGTGCACACGCCCCATATAGCACGTGGCCAGTCAATCCCGGACCAGCCGCCTATGCCGGCATTGAGGACAATCGCGTCGAGTTTGGACAGAGTGCGCACCAGCCGCCGAGAAAGGTCCCGCACGGAGACCAGGTCGCCCAGGTCGACATTCTCAGGGACGAATTGGACGCGCGCAGCGGCGGATAGGGACGGTGCTGCCGCGCGGAGGTGCGCTTCCAGCCGTTTTTGGGTATCTTGAGCTTTACGTGCGCTCCGCGTAGTGAAGATCACGGTGAGGGTGTGCAAAGGGTCGGGGTGTGAGGAGAGGAATTCATCGGCGAGTCGGCAGCATATTGAGAACCCGAGGCCGCTGGGAAATTGTTTAGTTTGAGACTGTGCGGAAGGAATTGAGGAATGTACCTGTTCGCACCGGTGACGAGGATGCAGATGTTGTCCTGCCCGTCGCGACTCATCGTGCCTGGATTTCCTGTCGAGGGGCGTGCGACGATTGGGTGTGGTGGAGATCATGTGACAGGGGAAGTATGTACAACATCTAGGACAAGGAGAGACTAGCAACCATGGCGTACAGATTGATTAATTGTTCTAATATTGACCTACTTAGTTGAGGTGTCCGATATCTTCTTTTTGGATAATAATATTCGGGTGTAGTTTTGTCGGTATACAGTTGCCTATATCGAACTTAGGGCAAGAACACAAATGTAGCATAGCGATACAAGTGCAGGCACCTCGAGCAAAAACGGAACAAttgcccatcatggccgtcgCCACTTGCAACTCCGTCAGGGTCTGgttacttcttcttcctcctctaCTGATAAGGCTGATCAAATGACTGCCCAGGCATGCAGGGCAGTaagacaacaacagcaagCCCATCAGCCGCCTCCCTCCATCAATTCGCCTCCAACACTCACCTCGATGTCACCCGGCAAGACTGGCTGCAGGAGCAATCACCTACTTGGTGGCGCATGTTTGTCTTTGTCCAACATGACTTTGAACTAAAGCGAAACCTAACCTACCCACGCCTGCTTATCGGAAAAGTGTCATCATCTCAACCGGCGCAGTTGTCCGTAACGGCATCACTCGCCGCTAGAGCCTGCAAGGAAGCGAGATTCAGGCAGGCCGGTGGCGTTGTTGCTGATGATTAGAATTTCAGGCGATAACCTCACAGCCTTGGAGGTGGGGGGCAACATTTTCTAAAATCCTTCACTCCACCCTCCGCTTTCCCAAAGAGATTACTGCAAGGGGCCAGTGGCTGGTCTTCTGTCAGTATCACTTAGAGTTTCCGTCTCACGCCGCACACCAGTCCAAGCAGCGGGAATCAACCCACGGCTGAGGTGAGAAATGAGAAAGCGAGTCGAATTGGTATGGGAGGATAAATACTCCTGCTGCGCGGCGAAGAGACGCGCCCACTCACATCTTTACCCAACCGAGCGGGTCCGGTgtggtggaggggatggcgACAGGCGGCGTTGCAGCCAGTCAGATACAACATGATCTGATGTCGGCTGCTGTGGCGTTGGCCGCTAGCGGTGTTGCTGCGGACTTGGCTATTAATAATAATCATGCGAGTCGGGGATTTTAGCGCCTCGCCAGGCTGGTGCAGGACGTATCGCAGAATGATACTCGATATGCCGCTGATCCTCGCTACCATGGAGCATGAGGTTTTCGGCATTTTCACAGGGTTTTACGACTATGGACAGTCACGAAGCACTTCACATGGATCCCTACCTCGGGAGAGATTAAGCATCGCGGGGATCCTGAGCACGGCCATGGAGCTGGGAAGTTTAACTTTCCACTGACCATGGCGGGCCACAGGGTCTACGTAGTTGGTCTGTGTGTGAGTGAGTGAATTCTTGATGGGACTACCAACCTAGTCACCACCCCGACACAACATGTACACCCAGCTGCATGCGCCTCCAAGTGAACCAACGCTCAGCCATCCGCGTCATTTAGGACATGATAATGCGGGGTATCGCAGCGGTTCGTATGTTCTTCGTTGGTTCGTTCGTTGTCCGATAGCCGACGGCGCCTTTCTTTACTTGCTCACTTCCCAAGAAACTCTATGCTCTTTTCCCGCCTTGTCATGCACTCCCTATCACGACGATCCGCCGGCCCCGGTGACCGACCAAAAGGAATCCTGCCTCTAGCCAACTAGATTGGGCCTCCCATCCCTAAGTGGGGGAGGAAACTAGATCCACTCCCAATGACGCTCCAGCATCATTATCAACCAACCTCTGGTCCCCGAGCATCGTCCCCGAAGCCGAGATCCCATTGTATATTTCCCGCTAATCAtctctcccatccagccaccacattattattatattgattatattattattattattattatgcAGGGCTAAATGCTTAGGGCTTACCTTACCCTCCCGATGACCAGGTAATCgggagcggagggagagagagagagagagtaaAATAATGCCAGCTCACCGATCTTTTCGCGGCAAACCAACCAGATCAGACGGGTTTCATAGTCGCAGGGAATTTCCATGTTGAGTCTGGGCCGGATCGGCGTTGCCATACTAATCTTTCTTGACGGATGTTCTTCccatccttttttttttccttgGCCTTTTCCCTCGCGGAGTGCGAGTCTGGACCCTGAAATCGTCCCATtcgtgatgatgattatttTCGGCGTTGCCAGATTAATACACCGACGGCTGTGCTGGGGAAGATGTCGATTATTGCCGGTTCTGGAGGGGTCGATAACCCAGCCCATGGTCATCCACCGATGCCCCAACTCCCCCATGATAGTGGTGATGGTCTTGCGTGTTCCCTGACTTCTTGCCTCGTCCACTAATAAGGTTGTCCGATCAACGATCGCCACTGTTTAAAAGTGTGCTTTGCGCAGTGGATCCCCACGTTTTTTGTAGTTTCCGGATTGATTTAGTCCAAGAGTGGCAGATGAGCCGAGGTTACCCGGGCCTGTGATGAATGGATTAATATTGCACAAGAGGATTGTTCAACAGAGTTTGGGCTGGCGGCGGGAAGGAATGGCTGGGGGGCGTCGGGGTCCACCAACAGCGATATGAGATGCAAGTCGACGGTGAAGACGGCCGCTCGTCCAACGCGCCTTGTCCGCGGTGTTATTTTGCGCGATAGCGAGGTGGGAGATGGGGGATcgatccttctccttcgcgaTGAGTTACGGAGTCAGTGATCATGATCTTATTTCCGTTGCCAAAGACTTGACTACAACATATTATTCAAGATCTAGAATGGGAAGTAGCTGAATAATAACGACCTGCCTGTTTGGCGAGAGAGTCCCTAAAAGTGGAGGCGGCGCCCCTCCACAACGAACAGACCCAACCTTAAGGAGATTTGGCCACGACCGGAGCTGTGGGTCAACGAGGAGAAAGAACAAGTATTATGGTGTACAGCCCAGGAAATGCACTGCCGCGTCATTGTTCGCACCCCTTGCTGAACCAGATTTTGCCACACCCATCGCGCGTGTAATCCTGAGCGAAGAAGGGGGGGGAACTGCGGAGTATTAACGGGATCCTGTATCTGGACCCCAtcccaggatctggagaaagatCGTCGCTAGCGTATgagtgagagaaagagagagagagagagcgacGGAGGAGCTCGGGCGCGGCTCCAGGTGAGTGGGTGCGtttccgagctggaggcggaCACTGATATCATTTTCCCTGTCGTTTCTCGTGCCCTGGCCACCAGAACTGAAGGGCCAAAACCAACCTAGGCTCTCGAGAAGGATGCGCGCCCTGGCTGGAGTAGGTCAATCTCAACCTTGCCGGGCACGAGAGTAGCATACTTCACTCCATTCAACCcccaagaaagaaataataattattattataataataataataataggGGGCCCGGTTGGGGTTTCAGATCCCCCCAAAGGCTAACCTTAAAAACCGAATCCAAGGTCGTTACCGTCAGGAATTACTCCTCGTACCCTCTGCACACGCCATTCCGTGTCCAGTCTAGCACCATGTCTTGTCACTAGGGTTGGCCAGGGTGGGTCTGGAGTCTTGCACCAAGTTGGGTTAGCGGTAAATACTCTGGGAGGCAATCGCAATTTCGCCTGAAATCGCGTTCCTGATAGACCGAGGAATTGGGAGGCGTGAGGGACATCGGGCGGGTGGGAGTATTATCGTAGATGAGAAAAGGACCGCCGAAGGGTTTGCAGAACAAGAATTCATTCGACGGGCATCTGGAGAGAATAACCATGCCCCGTAAGACCAGAACAGacccctccccttcttcatctggggatggcggagaAATACCCGTACACCCGTATTACCAGTGACAAGAATAGGTTGGTTCCATCCGCGCCCGTTTTTGCCCTCGCTGGAGGTTGTCAACAATAATACTACGGACTCCATAAAACTTGCGGCTCCCCTCTTATCGTATATCACTTcccctctttctttctttctctctttcttcttccttccttcgTCTCTCTCGCTCCCCACCCCCCTGTCTCTCGCTGATGAACGAGATCGCAATCCTGACTGTCTGCATGTAACGCTTTGTTGACTGGACCGGTCTCCCCCGACTCTTATCTCCTGGACCCGCCGCCACTCTCACCACTTGATCTTTGCCCTAGACTTCGTGGGCCAGCGgccagagagaaaagatgGCTCCCGGCACCGGACGCGATTTCAACTGCTCGTGGGAGCATTGTGGCAAGGTAGGAAGCATATCCTGGCGATGCCCCATGGTTCGTGCGTTGAGACTGACGGTGGATATGTTCCGGGGAATAGTCGTTTAATCGCAAGTCGGATCTCTGCCGCCATTATCGCATCCACACCAACGAGCGGCCCTATAATTGCGACGTAGAGGGCTGTAACAAGAGTTTCATCCAGCGCAGTGCCCTGACCGTCCACTCGCGAACCCACACGGGCGAAAAGCCGCATGTCTGCGACCAGGAAGGCTGCCAGAAGGCCTTCTCCGATGTAAGCATCTGTGCTGACGAGGAGACGGCGCAACTGACCACCTTCTGTCTCTAGTCATCCAGTCTAGCTCGCCACCGGCGCATTCATACGGGCAAGCGCCCCTACATCTGCCAGGAGCCGAGTTGTGAACGAAGGTGGGTGATGTCCATCAGTCATCGCGAACTCCCCCCCCAATCTAACCAACAAATGTAGTTTCTGTCGCAAGACCACCCTCACCAAACACCAGCATCGCTCGCACCCACCCGGGTCGCAGAGTCGACCATCCTCCGAAGAAACCGCTTCGCCGCACTCGTACACGCATCATCCCCCGGGAACGCTGTCCATGCCACCCAACGAACAGTACATGCTCGCGCAGCAGCCCTATTACCCGCAGGCGACGCCGACTCCCGCGCACGAGTTCTACTCCCCGCCGCAGAGCGTTCCCATGAACTCGGTGCCGATGCACGACAACGCGCCGATCGTCTCGCAGAACATCCCCGTCTCGTCGCCGATGAGCATCTCGCCGcatgcgccgccgccgcagcaacaacatCCGCAGCCCGCGCACCCGCAACCACATccgcaacaccaccaacagTATCTCCACATGATgcaacaccagcagcagcaacaacaccagcaacaacaacaacaccagcagcagcgctACGACCCGACCCCCCGTACGGCCTACCTGCCGCCGGAATACCAGCAGTCTACGTTCCCTGCTCACCACCATATGCCTGAGGGCCAGTCTATGATGGTGTCCTACCATCCTAATTTCCAGTATAAACCCCCTGCCCGGATCTTGAATCAACCGGAGGGGACTGACTGGGGTTTTCTGGGGGTAGGCTGAGAGACTTCTCATAGAGGATTCCCCCCGTGTGAACCTGCTATGCCCGTCACGACTCTAGTTTTCTgattcctccctctctccgCTCTTCTCCCGAGACGTGGGGGCAGCGTGTCTTATCGGCTCGCGCGCAGATGGGGGTGTGTTATTTGTGTCTCACCGTCTTTTCATGTATTCACACTCTTTGGTTTGGATTCTGGATTCTTCGGCGCTCTGATTTTTTACTTTCTATTTTCCCCTCTGATTCCCCTGCCACTGTCTGTTTTGGTACGTCGCATTGATTTTTTACGTGTTTCCGTGGGCTGTCATTTAAAAGGGACAAGGGCAAAGGCGTTCCTTTTGTTATCATCTTactcttttttctttcctccttgATACCTGGTCTCCGAACATGTGTTTGTTGGTGTCGGTTATGTTTTTTTCCTCCAATGCCAGTGTGAACACCATCGATCTTCTAATTGGCTGATCACATTACATCCCCTACTTTTTTCGTTGTAATCAAATCCTGTTCTGTTGTCAATAAGCGTAGACAAATTATTATTGGCAACTGTCGCACATATCATCCTTCCAGTCCTGGTTTTTTCCTCCCTGTCACGCATGACTCGTTCGTGCCATTTACCAActctctcctccttggccgaCTCTGATTCACCTATATCTCGACTGGGGTCAAAACCTGCTGGCccacgccatcgccatcgtATTCGCTTACTTCGCTTACTGATTATCACAGAATTAGCCTAATGAAATTCTGGAAGGGCGACGGATCTCGGTACGCCAAGGCGGCAGTTTCCAATCTCCATTCACGGTGGCGGGCAGGATTGATTCATGTCGACGCTGAGGTGATTTTTTACTGAAAGAGGCAGGTTCGTTCGTGTCAGGGTTCGTCGTAATGCAACATCCATTTCTCTATACGAAGAGGccattgtcatcatcatcatcggtgtAATTACTGCGACGGTTGCATACCAAGAACGACAGACTCGCCACCCTCTCATTGTGATTCGTGCATGATCTACTACTACTAAACTTTGCGGCTGGCTAAGAGCTCGGCGATCCAGATGggctattattattattattattattattattattattattattattattattattattatgcGTTGGTGAACACTGCCTGCTGCGCCGTCACCGCAATACTGTAATTAGTAATAATAGTCTCGCTATCGTAACTAACCAACAAACTAATcgctattattattatcgAATAATCACTCAGATATGCAGCCGAACCGGTTTTTCTCGTGGATATGCGTCGAATCATGCGAGCAGCGGAGATGGCTTCCGCCTTTCGCCTAGTGATGATTTTTCATTATTCCTCTTTCGGCGCAGATTCCTATGTACTGGGGTTAgtcgaggagaagcgaaGTCACCAGACCGCACGATGGGAATGTAGATCGGGCCAGCTGTTGGCTGCTAACTCGCAGGCTCTCGAACTGCCTGTTGGGGGCCAGGGAAGGAGGCATCCCTGAAATTGTTCGCTGCCTAAGGCCCCCGCGGGCGAGGACGCGTATGTACTTCAGTGGACACATGGCATGGGACGCGGGAATTTTATTTggtttgtttttttttctttttctatctcTCGGTAGTAGATCGGCTGCTGCTTAGCTTAAGCTGGTGGATCGTTCGTTGATCAGGCAGAAAAAGCGATATCCCCGCATTGGAAGATCTGATCTGTACATTTCAGGGGACACCAGGAGTTCGTGAGGGAGTGTAGGTAACTACAGCAAGGCAGTTTTACTGTTGTTTTGAGTCATTGGTTGTTACTCAATCCCTCAAGGCACAGTGGCGATGGCCAGGCGGAATCGGAGCTGatagaaatatatatctgaacACCCAATGACGACTCGAGATCATTGAATATATTCCAACGAAAAACGGGCGCCACCCATTAACGATACAGCCAATCCACCTCCGGCGCCCTAACGTACCTCTGCTGCATCCTATGACCCATTAAGCCTCACCATCACGTCACTTTTACAGATGAAACATTGGCGCCGCAGGATGGGGGAAAAGGATCCGTGGATGGACAGGGACAGTCCTGCTAGTATTCCTAGCACATACTAAAGGTCGCAATGGGCGCATACTCGGTAGATCATACTGCCCAATGCTAGGCAGTTTTGATCGGGGATCGCCATTTCTGCACTAGCAGCGGGGCGTGGGAAACATTAATAAAATCGAAGCGGAGTGTCTCTCGCACTAGCTCTGTCTGTCAGTTCAAGCTGAACAACCTGTCAGgcttggcttttttttttttttttttttctcacCCAACTTAACCTGGACCGCAAATTGCCAAGACCGCCGCGATCTCGGACGATCGAAGACCGGTAAGCGATCGAAGGTGATTCGCCCCCAAGCTAAGTCGTTTAGTTAATTAGTCGTGTGTACCAAAACCCTGTTAACCGCCCAATGGAGCAGCATGTAATTCAATGAATCAACAGGAAGTGATTACAGTGGTAGTGTACAGCGATACTACTATCTATAACATGATACCGCAGAATGGTTCCGTTTAAGCCCCCAAAAGACGATATtgcaaaaagaaaaagaggagCAGCAGGGATGCTCCCTGAAGTGTAACACTCTAGGCCCCCCTAGTGAGAGTGACACTCCTACCTACTAGGGACTAAGCCTGCGCAGCCGAGGAAATGACGACACAGGGAGTGGATGGGAAGAGCTCGGTTGGGAGCGTTGGCGCGCTGGTGGATCCCACTGGGCGCTTGCGAGTGGATTCGCGGGGGGCCTAGTGCTGTGCCGCAGGACATGGTGCTATATTTTAGTCATAGGATAAGACCGGGGAAGGGAACACGGAGGAGCCATTCAGGTCTTCCCGTGTATTTATCCTCTCGGGAATACTTTACTTGACTAACGACACGTACGACCAGTCTTCGAGCGTACATAGTACATAGTGTTGTTGTAAAACAGTCGAGTCGCACGACGGCTTTGACCGTCCCGGCCGGCCGGCGTCTATGGGCGATCGGAGGTGCACGGGGAACCATGCCATCCAATGCGCAGCTCTGGATTTTCAAACACAAGGAGCTTGGGCCGCCTTTGCTTTACTTTACTTTACTTCAGCACTTGACTTTGACTCTCTTGCCCCGTCCGTACTGTAATCTACCTGTACATCAGAAACGAAACCCACCAGCGGGTCATGGACTGGGGCGCGCTAGAAAGCGGGGGGTTGGTGTTAAGGGGCAAAGAGGATCCCGGTGTGTGGAAGTGGACGATAACGCATCCCAAGACGATTTGCTACTTTCGGATTAACCGATGACAAGCTTTGTGCAATGGGGCTAGCGCAGTGCAGGAGGGTCGCCCCTGTACGTACAGTAGTAGTGCATGGGGGCGGGATACGAGCGCTTCCACTCTGTATGTATGGTACGCTCACTCTGGTCGGGTCCGCAATTGGTGTAAACCAGGGGCGACGAATGGGTTGCCTAATATGGACAAGGGATTTCTGGGCAGGAACTTGGCATGGCGAGAGACGAGGACCACGGAGCCGAGAATTATAGCTAACATAAACGAGGAGAtacgaggagaaggggatAGGGTAGGTTCCATTGAATGTAGCGGTACCCTGGCCGGAACCGTGGTTTACATTGCGTACCAGGTACCAGTACCTGGCCTGTAACATACCAAACCCTAACCAGTAACTTTAGACGAAATCGACGGTGACTGGTTGGGGCGGTAAGCGACTTAGCTGCAAATCACCCGAGACTCGTG
Encoded here:
- a CDS encoding uncharacterized protein (ID:PFLUO_009016-T1.cds;~source:funannotate), producing MAPGTGRDFNCSWEHCGKSFNRKSDLCRHYRIHTNERPYNCDVEGCNKSFIQRSALTVHSRTHTGEKPHVCDQEGCQKAFSDSSSLARHRRIHTGKRPYICQEPSCERSFCRKTTLTKHQHRSHPPGSQSRPSSEETASPHSYTHHPPGTLSMPPNEQYMLAQQPYYPQATPTPAHEFYSPPQSVPMNSVPMHDNAPIVSQNIPVSSPMSISPHAPPPQQQHPQPAHPQPHPQHHQQYLHMMQHQQQQQHQQQQQHQQQRYDPTPRTAYLPPEYQQSTFPAHHHMPEGQSMMVSYHPNFQYKPPARILNQPEGTDWGFLGVG
- a CDS encoding uncharacterized protein (ID:PFLUO_009015-T1.cds;~source:funannotate), which gives rise to MSRDGQDNICILVTGANSGLGFSICCRLADEFLSSHPDPLHTLTVIFTTRSARKAQDTQKRLEAHLRAAAPSLSAAARVQFVPENVDLGDLVSVRDLSRRLVRTLSKLDAIVLNAGIGGWSGIDWPRAIWGVCTDLMQQVTWPTFKISPVGVVTDKQTDEKEDEPPLGATFCANVFGHYMLAHNVASLLKRGSNGPGRIVWVSSIEATTKAFDVEDIQGLRNATPYESSKALTDILALTSNLPSTAPWAVDSFLQSDPGVPDVTPNMYVSHPGICATAIVPLALPLVYAMVAAFWLARMLGSPWHTLSTYTGAASPVFLALSPQDAIDAADAPYHQAGGGRPKWGSSASRLGRGSVVCTEIDGWGYGGVVGGAVVEADRLRRRKRGAVDLTREEREKFEELGRQCWKQMEELRVKWESILDRAEARRQV